A window of the Barnesiella propionica genome harbors these coding sequences:
- a CDS encoding AMP-binding protein produces MSNSLNAYIEESIKKNWERVALSDFNGVSYQFKDVARKIEKIHLLLESAGIKTGDKIAICGKNSSHWAVAFFATLTYGAVPVPILHEFKADNIHHIVNHSDAKFLFVGDAVWENLNEVHMKNLNGIILINDFSVLASKNKKLIETRNRLNELFGKKYPSRFTPDNVSYYKDKPDQLAIINYTSGSTGFSKGVMLSYRSLWSNVKFCIENLDFLQAGDNIVCMLPMAHMYGMVIETIHPFVKGCHLHFLTRVPSPKIIMDAFSEVKPKLIITVPLIIEKIIKSKVFPLLEKPLMRVLLKVPIIDTQLLLKIKNKLFETFGGNLQEMIIGGAGLNKEVEAFLKKIEFPFTIGYGMTECGPLISYAPWTENPPGACGRIVERMEMKVDSPDPENIVGELWVKGDNTMTGYYRNDEATKAIFRDGWMNTGDLCTVDSKGFIHLKGRNKNMILGPSGQNIYPEEIEDKLNNMPYVNESLIVEKDGKLVALIYPDIENACKSGISTEQIEKLMDENRQALNKELPAYSQISRVKVYFEEFEKTPKRSIKRYLYQHN; encoded by the coding sequence ATGTCTAACAGTCTGAACGCATATATAGAAGAATCCATTAAAAAAAATTGGGAAAGAGTTGCTTTGTCCGATTTTAATGGAGTTTCATATCAATTTAAAGACGTTGCCCGAAAGATAGAAAAAATCCATCTTTTGCTCGAAAGTGCAGGTATTAAAACGGGAGATAAGATTGCGATTTGCGGAAAGAACTCGTCCCACTGGGCTGTAGCTTTCTTTGCAACACTCACATACGGAGCTGTTCCGGTTCCTATACTGCATGAATTTAAAGCAGACAACATACACCATATCGTCAATCATTCGGATGCAAAATTTCTTTTCGTTGGTGACGCTGTTTGGGAAAACCTGAACGAAGTTCACATGAAAAATTTGAACGGAATTATATTGATCAATGATTTTTCAGTCCTCGCGTCGAAGAATAAAAAACTTATAGAGACAAGGAACCGATTGAATGAATTATTCGGAAAAAAATATCCCAGCCGTTTTACGCCGGACAATGTATCTTATTACAAAGACAAACCAGACCAACTAGCCATTATTAATTATACATCGGGCTCTACAGGTTTTTCCAAGGGTGTTATGCTCTCCTACCGCAGTCTTTGGTCCAATGTCAAGTTTTGCATAGAAAACCTCGATTTTCTTCAAGCGGGAGATAATATTGTTTGTATGTTGCCGATGGCACATATGTATGGAATGGTAATCGAAACCATACACCCATTTGTGAAAGGATGTCACCTCCATTTTCTTACACGTGTACCGTCTCCTAAAATCATTATGGATGCATTTTCCGAAGTTAAACCTAAGTTAATTATCACAGTACCGCTTATTATTGAAAAGATAATAAAATCGAAAGTATTTCCTTTGTTGGAAAAACCGCTTATGCGCGTACTGCTTAAAGTCCCCATTATTGATACGCAACTATTGTTGAAAATAAAAAATAAATTGTTCGAGACTTTCGGTGGCAATCTTCAGGAAATGATAATCGGCGGCGCCGGATTAAACAAAGAAGTGGAAGCCTTTTTGAAAAAAATCGAATTTCCTTTTACAATAGGATACGGTATGACAGAATGTGGTCCGCTAATTTCGTACGCTCCTTGGACCGAAAATCCCCCGGGTGCATGCGGGCGAATCGTAGAACGCATGGAAATGAAAGTAGATTCACCCGATCCGGAGAACATAGTAGGAGAATTATGGGTAAAAGGAGACAATACGATGACTGGATACTATCGAAATGACGAAGCTACAAAAGCAATATTCCGGGACGGTTGGATGAATACCGGGGATCTTTGTACGGTTGATTCCAAAGGATTTATACACCTGAAAGGCAGGAATAAAAACATGATACTGGGACCATCCGGGCAAAACATCTATCCTGAAGAGATTGAGGATAAACTTAATAATATGCCCTATGTAAACGAATCTCTGATCGTTGAAAAAGACGGTAAACTGGTGGCATTGATATATCCTGATATTGAGAACGCTTGTAAATCAGGTATTTCTACCGAACAAATAGAAAAGCTGATGGATGAAAACCGGCAGGCTCTGAATAAAGAACTTCCGGCGTACAGTCAGATAAGCCGGGTAAAAGTATATTTTGAAGAATTTGAGAAAACCCCTAAACGCAGCATTAAACGATATTTATACCAGCACAACTAA
- a CDS encoding response regulator transcription factor, translating into MTIYKILVVDDEEDLCEILKFNLETEGYEVDSANSAEEALKMTLSEYKLIILDVMMGEMSGFKFANILRKNEKTAKIPIIFLTAKDTENDRLTGFNIGADDYISKPFSIREVMARVKAVLRRSVSEPDNEPAILSFDKLTLDPIKKKAFISQEEISLTKKEFEILKLLLSYPGQVFSREEILSKVWSDEVYVLDRTIDVNITRLRKKIGDYGKYIVTRLGYGYCFETV; encoded by the coding sequence ATGACAATTTACAAGATTCTCGTAGTTGACGATGAAGAAGATTTATGTGAAATACTCAAATTCAATCTCGAAACAGAAGGATATGAGGTAGATTCGGCAAATTCGGCAGAAGAAGCGTTAAAAATGACATTGAGCGAATATAAACTGATCATACTTGATGTTATGATGGGAGAAATGAGCGGCTTTAAATTTGCTAATATTTTGCGCAAGAATGAAAAAACGGCCAAAATCCCTATAATATTCCTCACTGCTAAGGATACGGAGAATGACAGACTTACTGGATTTAATATAGGAGCAGACGATTATATATCCAAACCTTTTTCTATTCGGGAAGTTATGGCAAGAGTAAAAGCCGTATTACGTCGTTCGGTTTCCGAACCGGACAACGAACCGGCTATTTTATCTTTTGATAAACTTACTCTCGATCCGATAAAGAAAAAAGCATTCATATCACAAGAAGAAATATCACTTACCAAAAAAGAGTTCGAGATATTAAAATTATTGCTTTCTTACCCTGGACAAGTTTTCTCAAGAGAAGAAATTTTATCAAAAGTATGGAGTGACGAAGTATATGTGCTGGACAGGACGATTGATGTAAATATTACAAGATTAAGGAAAAAAATAGGTGATTATGGAAAATATATTGTCACCCGTTTAGGATATGGCTATTGTTTCGAAACAGTTTGA
- a CDS encoding methylated-DNA--[protein]-cysteine S-methyltransferase, whose translation MRSFYLYQTSLGKIWIAADENAIYRISFFEIWDAVEKETPAIREAYNQICDYLHGERKTFDLLLDPQGTPFQKSVWDELMKIPYGEVRSYKQIAEAVGNSKACRAVGMANNKNPLLIVVPCHRVIGSNGALVGYGGGLNNKNYLLKLEKEHS comes from the coding sequence ATGAGAAGTTTTTATTTGTACCAGACTTCCCTCGGAAAAATTTGGATAGCAGCGGATGAAAATGCGATATACCGTATTTCTTTTTTTGAAATATGGGATGCTGTAGAGAAAGAAACACCGGCTATACGGGAAGCTTATAACCAAATCTGCGACTATCTTCATGGAGAAAGAAAAACTTTTGATTTGTTGTTAGATCCGCAAGGTACCCCGTTTCAGAAAAGCGTATGGGACGAACTGATGAAAATACCTTATGGAGAGGTTCGTAGTTATAAGCAAATAGCAGAAGCTGTCGGTAATTCTAAAGCATGCCGGGCAGTTGGTATGGCGAATAACAAAAATCCTTTGTTAATTGTTGTTCCTTGTCATCGGGTAATAGGGAGTAACGGGGCACTGGTCGGATATGGAGGCGGATTAAATAATAAAAATTATTTGCTTAAATTAGAAAAAGAACATTCTTAA
- a CDS encoding sensor histidine kinase — protein sequence MNIFKKMPFHRELFITIAALFLLFVTAILIFQYSMEKEHRKELLNSTLQEYNDLIHKRIYNDTITFSQKSLDSIVHYITDKKLRVTILSAKTGEILMDNHESELSNKESHLSRPEIIQAIEKGSGYALRRSSSLNQSFFYSAKSYDNYLIIRSSLPFDIHIDSILNVDIGFFYFLIISSVITILILFYFCHKLGNSVSILKHFSKQAEQGFQLDTGIQPDKSDIGDVTRNLIRIYNNLRTTKEELSIEKEKLFKHLQFSKEGLAIFSADKKVIVANNLFVQYLNLITDTTIKNVESFFEEKEFYKIHEFVNKRRNARHIGEEFIADSIFLTKNGKTFQVECIIFQDHTFEIAINDITFQEKETQLKKQLTQNIAHELKTPVSSIQGYMETILSNPFLSEEKRSLFMQRCYAQTIRLAGLLRDISMLNRLDESNDLFDCAVVSLDKLVDDIFNESATQLAEHHMTAISRIPEETNICGNYSLLYSIFRNLTDNAISYAGDGSQVLVECYYKDDEYYYLSFSDTGTGVSQEHLNRLFERFYRVDKGRSRKLGGTGLGLAIVKNAVLFHKGEIMVKNGANGGLNFLFTLKRNQDSQLSY from the coding sequence ATGAATATATTTAAAAAAATGCCTTTTCACAGAGAGTTGTTCATAACGATAGCAGCTCTCTTTTTACTATTTGTAACGGCCATACTCATATTTCAATACAGTATGGAGAAAGAACATAGAAAAGAATTATTGAACTCGACATTACAAGAATATAATGATTTAATTCATAAAAGAATATACAACGATACAATAACTTTTTCCCAAAAAAGCCTCGATTCTATTGTTCATTACATCACGGATAAAAAATTAAGAGTTACCATTTTATCCGCTAAAACGGGAGAAATTCTAATGGATAATCATGAAAGCGAATTATCTAATAAAGAATCACATTTATCTCGTCCTGAAATTATACAAGCTATAGAAAAAGGTTCGGGATACGCTCTTCGCCGGTCAAGTTCATTAAATCAATCATTCTTTTATTCTGCAAAATCATACGATAACTATTTAATAATAAGGAGTTCTCTACCTTTTGACATACATATTGATTCGATATTAAACGTAGACATCGGATTTTTCTATTTTCTGATTATATCATCTGTTATAACGATTCTAATCCTATTTTACTTTTGTCATAAATTAGGCAATTCCGTTTCCATTTTAAAACATTTTTCTAAACAGGCAGAACAAGGTTTCCAGTTGGATACGGGAATACAGCCAGACAAAAGCGATATAGGGGACGTGACTCGCAATCTTATACGCATATACAATAATCTACGTACTACAAAAGAAGAACTGTCCATAGAAAAAGAAAAACTATTTAAACATTTACAATTCTCCAAAGAAGGACTGGCCATATTTTCTGCAGACAAAAAAGTAATAGTGGCTAATAATTTATTTGTACAATATCTCAATCTCATTACAGATACTACCATAAAAAATGTAGAAAGTTTTTTCGAAGAAAAAGAGTTTTACAAAATACATGAATTTGTTAACAAACGCCGCAATGCCCGCCATATTGGCGAAGAGTTTATTGCAGACTCTATATTCCTCACCAAAAATGGAAAGACCTTCCAGGTCGAATGTATTATTTTCCAAGACCATACGTTTGAAATAGCTATAAATGACATTACTTTCCAAGAAAAAGAAACACAATTAAAAAAACAACTTACACAAAATATCGCCCACGAATTAAAAACACCGGTAAGCAGCATTCAAGGATATATGGAAACAATATTATCCAATCCTTTTTTATCAGAAGAAAAACGATCCTTATTTATGCAAAGATGTTATGCTCAGACAATACGTTTGGCCGGGTTGTTGAGAGACATTTCTATGCTTAACCGTCTGGATGAATCTAATGATCTGTTCGACTGTGCAGTAGTATCTCTTGATAAACTGGTCGACGATATATTCAATGAATCGGCAACACAATTGGCCGAACATCATATGACTGCTATATCACGCATTCCTGAAGAAACAAATATATGCGGTAATTATTCTTTGCTATATTCTATATTTCGTAATCTGACCGATAACGCTATTTCATATGCCGGCGATGGCAGCCAGGTCTTAGTGGAGTGCTATTATAAGGACGATGAATATTACTACCTGTCATTTTCCGATACCGGAACAGGTGTTTCCCAGGAACATTTAAATCGTTTATTCGAACGTTTTTATAGAGTGGATAAAGGGCGCTCACGTAAATTAGGAGGAACAGGATTAGGCTTGGCTATCGTAAAAAATGCCGTTCTTTTTCATAAAGGTGAAATAATGGTAAAAAACGGCGCTAATGGCGGACTGAATTTCTTATTTACATTAAAACGCAATCAGGATAGTCAATTGTCTTATTAA
- a CDS encoding putative porin: MKKVVIIIWTICSFLILKAEKEKSVPGPYAWHITQPLGNIVPAPMDTLMLNYYQTDIPNARSVAYSTTGNLGGAGQSKIFFERPVTSEFFFKDPYSQWINTASNWTFYNSRIPMTLLSYGSGGSKKNAIDHLKAVFSGNATKQLEFGGGVDYILSRGHYQQQASKDFSYRLFGSYISDKYQLQAFVNVYNFVNQVNGGITNDDYILRPEELQGGQTKIDTKTIPVNLTDAYSRIRGQEYYATQRYNLGYYKETKKDTSIIETFIPVTSFIHTIEYNENKHRFVNNSITNDTTYFANTYLSNQGTNEINSWWSLRNTFGISLLEGFNKWAKMGLAAYATYEIRRFTQIGDTLTPGVVPDGCDPLPEFSNPPHHTDNLLWLGGEISKRQGKILTYNVNAKFGLLGSAIGDIDITGNIRSRFPLFKDTVQIRAYGFFRNTEVPYFYKHYTSNHFIWDNDFGKIRRFRVGGEFHIERWRTHLNIGVENLQNYVYFDKDALPRQESSIIQVFNATLKQDFKFGIFNLDNEITYQKSSKSSVIPLPELSVYSNMYLLFRIAKVLHVQLGVDCRYYTKYKSETFQPATLVFHNQDEIEVGNYPFMNAYVNMKLQKTRFYVLFSHANKGIFGGNNYFSMPHYPLNPSIFQLGLSIDFAN, encoded by the coding sequence ATGAAAAAAGTCGTTATTATCATATGGACCATCTGTTCTTTTCTGATATTAAAGGCAGAGAAGGAGAAAAGTGTCCCCGGACCTTATGCATGGCATATTACACAACCGCTGGGCAATATTGTTCCGGCTCCCATGGATACATTAATGCTCAATTATTACCAGACCGATATTCCCAATGCCCGGTCGGTAGCATATAGTACGACTGGAAATCTCGGAGGAGCCGGCCAATCTAAAATATTCTTTGAACGCCCTGTTACTTCGGAATTTTTTTTCAAAGATCCATACTCTCAATGGATAAATACGGCATCCAATTGGACATTTTATAACAGCCGTATACCTATGACATTGCTTTCTTATGGGAGCGGAGGCTCCAAGAAAAATGCCATAGACCACCTTAAAGCTGTCTTTTCAGGAAATGCAACCAAACAATTGGAGTTCGGAGGAGGAGTAGATTATATCCTTTCCCGAGGACATTACCAGCAACAGGCAAGCAAAGATTTTTCTTATCGTTTGTTCGGCAGTTATATAAGCGATAAATACCAGCTACAAGCGTTCGTTAATGTATACAATTTTGTCAATCAGGTAAACGGGGGAATCACTAACGACGACTATATATTACGCCCTGAAGAATTACAGGGAGGACAAACAAAAATCGACACTAAAACAATACCGGTAAATTTGACCGATGCATACAGCCGGATACGTGGACAAGAATATTATGCCACACAACGTTATAATCTTGGATATTATAAAGAGACTAAAAAAGATACCAGCATTATCGAAACATTTATTCCTGTCACCAGTTTTATCCATACAATAGAATATAATGAAAACAAACACCGTTTCGTTAACAATTCAATAACGAACGATACGACATATTTTGCCAATACATATTTGTCCAATCAAGGTACAAACGAAATAAATTCATGGTGGTCTTTGAGAAATACATTTGGAATTTCGCTATTAGAAGGATTTAACAAATGGGCAAAAATGGGTTTGGCCGCATATGCTACTTACGAAATAAGAAGATTTACACAAATAGGTGACACTTTAACTCCGGGTGTGGTTCCCGACGGATGCGATCCTCTGCCCGAATTCTCGAATCCCCCCCATCATACCGACAACTTATTATGGTTGGGAGGAGAAATATCCAAACGCCAGGGTAAGATATTGACATATAATGTAAACGCTAAGTTCGGTTTATTAGGCTCTGCAATCGGTGATATAGATATAACCGGAAATATTCGCAGCCGTTTCCCTCTTTTCAAAGATACGGTACAAATCCGGGCTTACGGATTTTTCAGAAATACCGAAGTTCCTTATTTCTATAAACACTATACATCCAATCATTTCATTTGGGATAATGATTTCGGGAAAATACGCCGGTTTCGCGTTGGCGGCGAATTTCACATAGAACGCTGGCGTACCCACCTGAATATCGGAGTAGAGAACCTGCAAAACTATGTCTATTTCGACAAGGATGCCCTACCCCGTCAGGAATCATCTATCATACAAGTATTCAATGCGACACTCAAGCAGGACTTTAAATTCGGTATTTTCAATCTGGATAATGAAATAACTTATCAGAAATCATCCAAAAGTTCCGTTATTCCATTGCCGGAATTAAGTGTCTATAGCAATATGTATTTGCTATTTCGCATAGCTAAAGTTTTACATGTACAGTTGGGGGTCGATTGCAGGTATTATACTAAATACAAAAGCGAAACATTTCAACCGGCCACTCTGGTTTTCCACAACCAAGATGAAATTGAAGTGGGGAATTATCCGTTTATGAATGCTTATGTGAACATGAAACTCCAGAAAACCCGTTTTTACGTTTTGTTTTCTCACGCCAATAAAGGAATATTCGGAGGCAATAATTACTTCTCTATGCCTCACTACCCTCTTAACCCAAGTATATTCCAATTGGGATTATCTATTGATTTTGCCAATTAA
- the xpt gene encoding xanthine phosphoribosyltransferase, whose translation MELLKRRILEDGKCFEGGILKVDSFINHQMDPLLMEAIAKEFAKRFSHERINKIMTIEASGIAPAIMVGYIMKLPVVFAKKKEPKTMINALTTTVHSFTKDREYPISISSDYLTPQDYILCIDDFLANGNAALGMIELIHQAGAHLSGMGFIIEKEFQKGSELLRKKNIHVESLAVICSLDNCEIVIK comes from the coding sequence ATGGAGTTATTAAAACGTCGTATCCTGGAAGACGGCAAATGTTTTGAAGGAGGAATTTTAAAAGTAGACAGTTTTATAAACCACCAAATGGATCCGTTACTGATGGAAGCCATTGCCAAAGAATTTGCCAAAAGATTCTCTCACGAGCGGATCAATAAAATAATGACTATTGAAGCAAGTGGAATAGCCCCGGCTATTATGGTCGGTTATATTATGAAACTTCCGGTTGTATTCGCAAAGAAAAAAGAGCCTAAAACTATGATAAATGCGCTTACCACTACCGTACATTCTTTTACAAAAGACCGGGAATATCCTATATCCATAAGCAGCGATTATCTCACGCCTCAGGATTATATTCTCTGCATCGACGATTTTCTCGCCAACGGTAATGCCGCCCTGGGAATGATAGAACTTATACATCAGGCCGGTGCACATCTTAGCGGAATGGGATTCATCATTGAAAAAGAATTTCAGAAAGGAAGCGAATTACTCAGGAAAAAAAACATACATGTAGAATCCCTGGCTGTAATATGCAGCCTGGATAATTGCGAAATAGTAATCAAATAA
- a CDS encoding LytR/AlgR family response regulator transcription factor: MNFWNKRVPGYNYEKKNLIKLVLFTALFAIIFINIYKPFSSPTWYRVTNFMFLVFSTLIVLTGVLVVVVSRIVMYYYAKKKPITYGDYILWVFFEIIFMSLFYTGYALSVNKERDVLQTLQESTINTALVLLLPYSILMLYFSWQEKEKQLELIDKVSAEKGESKVIAFYDEKRELRLSVKRSNLLYLESADNYVCIWYLNKDTITRYMLRSTLKAVEEELASDYILRCHRSYMVNFDHVKVLRKGKDGVFLELGIPNVPDIPISKTYSETVTQKFIQFTA; the protein is encoded by the coding sequence ATGAATTTTTGGAATAAACGGGTACCTGGATATAATTATGAAAAAAAGAATCTGATAAAGTTGGTTCTTTTTACAGCTTTGTTTGCTATAATATTCATTAATATATATAAACCGTTCAGTTCTCCTACGTGGTATCGTGTAACCAATTTTATGTTTCTTGTATTTTCTACATTAATTGTACTGACGGGAGTACTGGTTGTTGTCGTCAGTCGTATTGTAATGTATTATTATGCAAAGAAAAAACCGATAACATATGGCGATTATATCTTGTGGGTGTTCTTTGAGATTATATTTATGTCGCTTTTTTATACTGGTTATGCTCTTTCTGTCAATAAGGAAAGAGATGTATTGCAGACTTTGCAGGAGTCCACGATAAATACAGCATTGGTTTTGTTATTACCTTATTCTATTCTTATGCTATATTTTTCCTGGCAGGAAAAGGAGAAACAATTAGAATTAATAGACAAGGTTTCTGCTGAAAAAGGAGAATCGAAAGTAATCGCTTTTTATGATGAAAAAAGGGAGCTCAGACTATCGGTGAAGCGTAGTAATTTGCTGTATCTCGAATCTGCGGATAACTATGTTTGCATCTGGTATCTTAATAAAGATACGATAACCCGGTATATGTTAAGAAGTACATTGAAAGCTGTTGAAGAAGAATTGGCTTCGGATTATATATTGCGATGCCACAGGTCGTATATGGTTAATTTCGATCATGTAAAAGTTCTTAGAAAAGGGAAGGATGGTGTTTTCCTTGAATTAGGAATACCCAATGTTCCAGATATTCCTATTTCTAAAACATATAGCGAGACAGTTACACAAAAATTTATTCAGTTTACCGCATAA
- a CDS encoding glycerophosphodiester phosphodiesterase translates to MKKIFPLLLFTTLSVAGISAQSKTHVIAHRGYWDCEGSAENSITSLKKAVEIGVYGSELDVWLTKDSVLIVNHNPTTLDGLKVEDCTAEQICKSKLKNGENIPLLIDYLSAGKNQDKTKLIIELKEQTGLEKQKLIARKTVDMVKNLGIEDKVEYITFSIITGDELIRLAPNAKVAYLSCNYSPAELKQKGYTGIDFSYLCMKKHPHWYDEAKACGLTINVWTVNKKDQMLELIDKKVDYITTNDPLLLQELLK, encoded by the coding sequence ATGAAAAAAATCTTTCCTTTGTTATTATTCACTACCCTTTCGGTTGCAGGTATTTCAGCTCAGTCAAAAACACATGTTATCGCTCATAGAGGGTATTGGGACTGTGAAGGTAGTGCGGAGAATTCTATAACTTCTTTAAAAAAAGCTGTTGAAATCGGTGTTTACGGTTCGGAATTGGACGTATGGCTGACAAAAGACAGTGTTTTAATTGTTAATCATAATCCTACTACTTTGGACGGACTTAAAGTAGAAGATTGCACCGCTGAACAAATATGTAAGTCAAAATTGAAAAACGGTGAAAATATTCCTTTACTGATAGATTATTTAAGTGCAGGAAAAAATCAGGATAAAACAAAACTGATTATAGAATTGAAAGAGCAAACCGGTTTGGAAAAACAAAAGCTGATTGCCAGGAAAACAGTCGATATGGTAAAAAATTTAGGCATAGAAGATAAGGTAGAATATATCACATTCAGTATTATTACAGGCGATGAACTTATACGACTTGCCCCAAATGCTAAAGTAGCTTATTTATCTTGTAATTATTCTCCTGCAGAATTAAAACAGAAAGGATATACAGGAATAGATTTTTCTTATTTATGCATGAAGAAACATCCACATTGGTATGATGAAGCCAAAGCATGCGGATTGACTATTAATGTATGGACAGTAAATAAAAAAGACCAAATGCTCGAACTGATAGATAAAAAGGTTGATTATATTACCACTAATGATCCTTTATTATTACAAGAACTGCTTAAATAA